A single region of the Paramicrobacterium fandaimingii genome encodes:
- the uraD gene encoding 2-oxo-4-hydroxy-4-carboxy-5-ureidoimidazoline decarboxylase gives MQLEQFNQLPDEEALAAVRPCLDVERWGDAIVSSRPFASRQELLAFAAEAAAPFTEAELERALSHHPRIGERSPGEGTEASLSRSEQAGLDTSPSTAEALAAGNTAYEAKFDRVFLIRAAGRSSEEILAALQARLGHTAEEEQAIVDHQLREIAALRLEGVVSA, from the coding sequence ATGCAACTCGAGCAGTTCAACCAACTCCCCGACGAGGAGGCCCTGGCCGCCGTGCGGCCCTGCCTCGACGTCGAGCGGTGGGGCGACGCGATCGTGTCGTCGAGGCCGTTCGCCAGCCGCCAGGAGCTCCTCGCGTTCGCCGCGGAAGCAGCGGCGCCGTTCACCGAGGCGGAGCTCGAACGCGCACTCTCGCATCACCCGAGAATCGGCGAGCGTTCCCCGGGCGAGGGAACCGAAGCATCCCTCTCTCGTTCTGAGCAGGCAGGACTCGACACCTCGCCGTCAACGGCGGAGGCCCTCGCCGCGGGCAACACAGCGTACGAAGCGAAATTCGACCGCGTCTTTCTGATTCGCGCCGCCGGACGCAGCTCCGAGGAGATTCTCGCTGCGCTGCAGGCCCGACTCGGCCATACTGCCGAAGAGGAACAGGCGATCGTCGATCATCAGCTGCGAGAGATCGCGGCGCTTCGATTAGAAGGAGTAGTGAGCGCATGA
- the bcp gene encoding thioredoxin-dependent thiol peroxidase: MTKQLTTGDTAPDFTLPNAEGTDVTLSSYRGSDVVVYFYPKAETPGCTTEACDFRDNLASLRGAGYDVIGISADPVESIASFAKNHDLTFPLLSDAGAATAKEYGAWGEKVINGTAMVGILRSTIVIDKAGVVSRAEYNVHADGHVAALRRELGIDA, from the coding sequence ATGACGAAACAGCTCACAACCGGTGACACCGCACCCGACTTCACGCTGCCCAACGCCGAGGGCACTGACGTGACACTCAGCAGCTACCGTGGAAGCGACGTCGTTGTGTACTTCTACCCGAAGGCAGAGACCCCAGGGTGCACGACGGAAGCGTGCGACTTTCGCGACAACCTGGCCTCGCTGCGCGGAGCCGGCTACGACGTGATCGGCATCTCGGCCGACCCGGTGGAGAGCATCGCCTCGTTCGCCAAGAACCACGACCTCACCTTCCCACTGCTCTCGGATGCCGGCGCAGCGACCGCCAAGGAGTACGGCGCCTGGGGTGAGAAGGTCATCAACGGCACGGCGATGGTTGGCATTCTGCGATCGACGATCGTGATCGACAAGGCCGGCGTGGTCTCGCGCGCGGAGTACAACGTGCACGCAGATGGCCACGTCGCGGCACTGCGCCGCGAACTCGGCATCGACGCGTAA
- a CDS encoding HpcH/HpaI aldolase/citrate lyase family protein, which produces MSSQVDEAVATTSGEGAAAVRRTRTVPAKLARSWLLVPATKPEVFSDADRSAADGIILDIEDAVDPSRKPAARNAVVEWLSSGGEAWVRVNDATTEFWADDLAALRDVAGLQGVMLAKTESPQQVEETYERLGTTLPVIALVESAIGIEAATDIARAEGAFRLAFGSGDFRRDTGMSADKEAMAYPRAKLVVASRCGNLPGPIDGPTVGSSHPVLREQSGTTVSMGMTGKLCLDVEQVPVINEVISPTPTDVGWANGFLADFEARGGVIRDGSDLPRLGRARKIAELADAFHVSAPST; this is translated from the coding sequence ATGAGTTCACAGGTAGACGAGGCTGTCGCAACGACGTCTGGCGAGGGCGCGGCGGCGGTGCGCCGAACGCGGACGGTTCCGGCAAAGCTTGCGCGCTCGTGGCTGCTCGTTCCTGCCACCAAGCCCGAGGTCTTCAGCGACGCCGACCGCAGCGCAGCGGACGGGATCATTCTGGACATCGAAGACGCCGTCGATCCGTCACGCAAGCCGGCCGCGCGCAACGCCGTCGTCGAATGGCTGAGCTCGGGCGGCGAAGCCTGGGTGCGTGTGAATGACGCCACAACGGAGTTCTGGGCCGATGACCTCGCCGCGCTGCGCGATGTTGCCGGCTTGCAGGGCGTCATGCTCGCGAAGACAGAGAGCCCGCAGCAGGTGGAAGAGACGTATGAGCGGCTCGGCACAACGCTGCCCGTGATCGCGCTCGTTGAATCGGCCATCGGCATTGAGGCGGCGACCGACATCGCCCGTGCCGAGGGCGCGTTTCGCCTGGCGTTCGGCAGCGGAGACTTTCGCCGCGACACCGGGATGTCTGCAGACAAAGAGGCGATGGCCTACCCGCGTGCGAAGCTCGTCGTCGCCAGCCGCTGCGGCAACCTCCCCGGACCCATCGACGGGCCCACCGTCGGCTCGAGCCACCCCGTGCTGCGCGAGCAGTCGGGAACGACAGTCAGCATGGGTATGACGGGAAAGCTCTGCCTCGACGTGGAGCAGGTGCCAGTGATCAACGAGGTGATCAGCCCCACCCCGACCGATGTCGGCTGGGCGAACGGGTTTCTCGCCGACTTCGAGGCTCGCGGCGGCGTCATTCGCGACGGCAGCGACCTGCCACGACTCGGGCGTGCTCGAAAGATCGCGGAACTTGCCGACGCGTTTCACGTTTCGGCCCCATCCACGTAA
- a CDS encoding phosphoketolase family protein: MGEFSTSESIETQPAGDLAVVDAWWRAANYLSAGQIYLQSNPLLRRPLEPADIKPRLLGHWGTAPGLNLTYAHLNRIIVQRKLEMLFVCGPGHGGAAMMANAWLDGSYSDLMPEVGLDVDGLTTLLRQFSYPGGVPSHAAPETPGSINEGGELGYSLMHAYGAALDNPDLTVACVIGDGEAETGPLAASWRAHNYLDPAKDGAVLPILHLNGYKIASPTPLARIPSDELISFFHGHGYDPLFIDGEAGAPHEVHPHMAQTLDLAFDRIAEIQTEARENASSQPERERRWPVIILRTPKGWTGPATVDGQQIEGTYRAHQVPLPEVRENAEHRAQLEQWLRSYNPDELFTETGAPSPSLAAIRPTGPLRMSDSPHVHGGIKTPLMFPTLTPYAVETTHDPIGTAGATGTFGPWLSQLMCQNPGIMRLFGPDEVESNRLGAVFEGTDRSWASSIIDTDTHLAAHGQVIEALSEHLMQGMLEGYLLTGRHGLLTSYEAFIHIVDSMFNQHAKWLEASRAIPWRQPIASLTYLLSSHVWRQDHNGFSHQDPGFLNVVVNKQSDVVRVYLPPDANTLLVTMRHVFGTHSRVNAVVAGKNEQPAWLSLDEATDHVRAGLSIWPWAGHEPGLDLDDPASSTPDAVIACAGDVPTIEAIAAAQLVHERFPDLTLRLVNVVDLMRLPDPAHHPHGLPGEDFNALFTTDQPVIFAFHGYPSLIHQLTYKRANHAQLHVHGFKERGTTTTPFDMVNLNDLDRYDLASDIVARTTNVADPDAAEAAIREWQQARTDARDYAYSHGEDPPWITNWEFRRR, encoded by the coding sequence ATGGGTGAATTCAGCACATCCGAGTCCATCGAGACGCAGCCCGCTGGTGACCTCGCCGTCGTTGATGCGTGGTGGCGTGCCGCCAACTACCTGAGCGCAGGCCAGATCTATCTGCAGAGCAACCCGCTGCTGCGACGCCCGCTCGAACCAGCCGACATCAAGCCGCGTCTGCTGGGTCACTGGGGTACCGCACCGGGTCTCAACCTCACCTACGCGCACCTCAACCGCATCATCGTGCAGCGCAAGCTTGAGATGCTCTTCGTCTGCGGGCCGGGCCACGGCGGAGCCGCCATGATGGCGAACGCCTGGCTCGACGGGTCGTACAGCGACCTCATGCCCGAGGTCGGACTCGACGTCGACGGACTCACGACGCTGCTGCGCCAGTTCTCCTACCCGGGCGGCGTGCCCTCGCACGCGGCCCCCGAGACGCCGGGCTCCATCAACGAGGGCGGTGAGCTGGGCTACTCGCTCATGCACGCCTACGGAGCCGCGCTCGACAACCCCGACCTCACCGTCGCGTGTGTCATCGGCGACGGCGAAGCCGAGACGGGCCCGCTCGCCGCATCGTGGCGCGCGCACAATTACCTCGACCCGGCCAAGGACGGCGCTGTGCTGCCGATCCTCCACCTCAACGGCTACAAGATCGCCAGCCCCACTCCCCTGGCGCGCATCCCGAGCGACGAGCTCATCTCGTTCTTTCACGGGCACGGCTACGACCCGCTCTTCATCGACGGCGAAGCGGGTGCTCCGCACGAGGTGCACCCGCACATGGCGCAGACTCTCGACCTCGCGTTTGACCGCATCGCCGAGATCCAAACCGAGGCGCGCGAAAACGCGAGCTCCCAGCCGGAGCGCGAACGGCGCTGGCCCGTCATCATCCTGCGCACGCCCAAGGGCTGGACGGGCCCGGCAACCGTCGACGGCCAGCAGATCGAGGGCACCTACCGCGCTCACCAGGTGCCGCTTCCCGAGGTGCGCGAAAACGCCGAGCACCGAGCCCAGCTCGAGCAGTGGCTGCGCTCCTACAACCCAGACGAGCTGTTCACCGAGACGGGCGCGCCGTCTCCGAGCCTCGCGGCAATCAGGCCGACCGGGCCCCTTCGCATGAGCGACTCGCCGCACGTGCACGGCGGCATTAAGACGCCGCTCATGTTTCCAACGCTCACGCCATACGCCGTCGAGACGACGCACGACCCGATCGGCACAGCGGGCGCCACCGGGACATTCGGCCCGTGGCTCTCGCAACTCATGTGCCAGAACCCGGGCATCATGCGCCTGTTCGGGCCAGACGAGGTCGAGTCGAACCGCCTGGGCGCCGTCTTCGAGGGCACCGATCGCAGCTGGGCGTCCAGCATCATCGACACCGACACGCACCTCGCCGCGCACGGGCAGGTGATCGAGGCGCTCAGCGAGCACCTCATGCAGGGGATGCTCGAGGGCTACCTGCTCACCGGGCGCCACGGACTGCTCACCTCCTATGAGGCGTTCATCCACATCGTCGACTCCATGTTCAACCAGCACGCGAAGTGGCTCGAGGCCTCGCGCGCCATCCCCTGGCGCCAGCCGATCGCCTCGCTCACCTACCTGCTCTCCTCGCACGTGTGGCGACAAGACCACAACGGGTTCTCGCATCAAGACCCCGGCTTTCTCAATGTGGTCGTCAACAAGCAGTCCGACGTCGTGCGCGTCTACCTCCCGCCCGACGCCAACACGCTGCTCGTCACCATGCGGCACGTGTTCGGCACCCACAGTCGTGTCAACGCCGTTGTCGCCGGCAAGAACGAGCAGCCTGCATGGCTCAGCCTCGACGAGGCGACAGACCACGTGCGCGCCGGCCTCTCCATCTGGCCGTGGGCCGGCCATGAGCCAGGGCTCGATCTCGACGACCCGGCATCGTCAACACCCGACGCCGTCATCGCGTGCGCCGGCGACGTCCCCACCATCGAGGCAATCGCCGCCGCTCAGCTCGTGCACGAACGCTTCCCCGACCTCACACTGCGCCTCGTCAACGTCGTCGATCTCATGCGCCTCCCCGACCCGGCGCACCACCCGCACGGGCTCCCAGGCGAAGACTTCAACGCGCTGTTCACCACAGACCAGCCGGTGATCTTCGCCTTCCACGGCTACCCGTCGCTCATCCACCAGCTCACGTACAAACGAGCGAACCACGCGCAGCTGCACGTGCACGGCTTCAAAGAACGCGGAACGACGACAACACCGTTCGACATGGTCAACCTCAACGACCTCGATCGCTACGATCTCGCCAGCGACATCGTTGCGCGCACCACCAACGTTGCCGATCCGGATGCCGCTGAGGCAGCCATCCGCGAGTGGCAGCAGGCGCGCACCGACGCCCGCGACTACGCATACTCACACGGCGAAGACCCGCCGTGGATCACGAACTGGGAGTTCCGCCGCCGCTAG
- a CDS encoding AAA family ATPase, with amino-acid sequence MRIEQVKIENFRSHSSTIIDFDDYTALIGANGAGKSSVFYALKWFFDGGVLTEADIHSAARSGNEPVKVSVSVKFTELTTADKSRLGEYARGKSAHFSRFWSSDDEKSKVVGNSIAGPGFPDVRRETRVTFKRKEYSNLRKEIPDLPPLQGSAGVAEIDQALADWESSPQNAEKLSPINHSDANHLFGINGKNVIGEWSNSF; translated from the coding sequence ATGCGCATAGAGCAAGTCAAGATAGAGAACTTTCGAAGTCACAGTTCCACAATCATTGATTTCGATGACTATACGGCCCTGATCGGAGCCAACGGTGCTGGCAAGTCTTCTGTCTTCTACGCTCTCAAATGGTTCTTTGACGGCGGAGTCCTAACTGAGGCGGACATCCATTCGGCCGCGCGGAGTGGCAATGAGCCAGTCAAAGTTTCTGTCAGTGTCAAGTTCACCGAGCTAACCACTGCCGACAAAAGTCGTCTAGGTGAATATGCGCGCGGTAAGTCTGCCCATTTTTCTCGATTCTGGTCCTCTGACGACGAGAAATCAAAGGTTGTCGGAAACTCAATTGCTGGACCAGGGTTCCCGGACGTGCGCCGAGAGACTCGTGTCACGTTCAAACGAAAAGAGTATTCGAACCTGCGCAAAGAGATCCCAGATCTACCCCCACTACAAGGTTCCGCTGGCGTCGCAGAAATAGATCAGGCGCTTGCCGATTGGGAGAGCTCGCCCCAGAACGCAGAAAAGCTGTCGCCCATAAATCATTCTGATGCAAACCATCTCTTTGGAATCAACGGGAAAAACGTAATTGGCGAGTGGTCCAATTCATTTTGA
- a CDS encoding ATP-dependent nuclease has translation MVQFILIPAATDISANVGTSSKGSTLTELIGAVTNAAGTKARAEWAAKYANALEELNTSIQAGVQDATAHHARRINARLSTMIPEAEVEFVTEVPDWTPKGDPSVSTRITLGDISNDLKNQGHGTQRAVMIAMFQSLAPDEASATLDSPQADGETDNDYKDRLNEIVQQLPTLIVCIEEPEIYQHPIRARAFARVLAELAERQSVQIAVATHSPYFVAPMQFAHLRRLSLTSSKTTVHSVTLHEAAKNSNVAVEKFRSTIERHLPSVFSEGFFADKVVLVEGDTDKVCIEGISEALTMPLDLSGVAVIHVGGKNELKMAYAILDALDVPTYLIVDGDADGASRRHKNGTQELEKARASNGSQTSEILSWLPASIPHSGNLPYSFGDPTLITSSSTVWRDDLESELENWPSFMAELANAGGALRQKKVFTYRAAVLNSNATDMPKNLAEVVRAIHELTADGDAVQFI, from the coding sequence GTGGTCCAATTCATTTTGATCCCCGCTGCCACTGATATCTCAGCGAACGTAGGCACCTCAAGTAAGGGGTCTACGTTAACCGAACTCATTGGAGCTGTCACCAATGCAGCGGGCACCAAAGCTCGTGCGGAGTGGGCGGCCAAGTACGCCAACGCACTCGAAGAACTCAACACGAGCATTCAGGCTGGCGTCCAAGACGCTACCGCGCACCATGCGAGGCGAATCAACGCGCGACTATCAACTATGATTCCTGAGGCCGAGGTCGAGTTTGTCACCGAAGTCCCAGATTGGACCCCAAAAGGGGATCCGAGCGTGTCGACGCGTATCACGTTGGGTGATATCTCGAACGATTTGAAAAACCAAGGGCACGGTACTCAACGTGCTGTGATGATTGCCATGTTCCAATCTCTCGCGCCGGACGAGGCATCGGCAACTTTAGATTCTCCTCAAGCTGACGGCGAGACCGACAATGATTACAAGGATCGACTGAACGAAATCGTTCAGCAGCTCCCCACTTTAATAGTGTGCATTGAAGAACCGGAGATCTACCAGCACCCCATCCGCGCCCGAGCGTTCGCCCGAGTTCTGGCGGAACTCGCCGAGCGGCAATCAGTTCAAATAGCTGTGGCCACACACAGCCCGTATTTCGTCGCTCCGATGCAATTTGCTCACCTAAGACGGCTGAGCCTTACATCTAGCAAAACCACCGTTCACTCTGTCACGCTCCACGAAGCAGCCAAGAACTCTAATGTCGCGGTCGAAAAATTCCGATCCACGATCGAAAGACATCTTCCTTCCGTGTTCTCTGAGGGGTTCTTTGCGGACAAGGTTGTACTCGTTGAAGGTGACACCGACAAGGTGTGCATAGAGGGCATTTCGGAGGCACTTACTATGCCTCTTGACCTATCGGGTGTCGCCGTGATTCATGTTGGCGGAAAGAATGAATTGAAAATGGCGTACGCAATCCTCGATGCGCTCGACGTACCAACGTACCTAATTGTCGATGGTGACGCTGACGGGGCATCGAGAAGACACAAAAATGGAACACAAGAACTTGAAAAAGCTAGGGCTTCAAACGGAAGCCAAACTAGCGAAATCCTCTCGTGGCTCCCCGCAAGCATCCCACATTCAGGCAACTTGCCATATTCGTTCGGAGACCCAACACTCATCACAAGCTCATCCACGGTTTGGCGAGACGATCTCGAGTCTGAACTCGAAAACTGGCCATCGTTCATGGCCGAACTCGCCAACGCAGGGGGCGCACTTCGCCAGAAGAAGGTTTTCACCTACCGGGCGGCAGTCCTGAACTCTAACGCGACCGACATGCCGAAGAATCTTGCCGAAGTCGTTCGGGCAATTCACGAACTCACCGCTGACGGTGACGCTGTGCAATTCATCTAG
- a CDS encoding UDP-glucose dehydrogenase family protein: MRISVIGCGYLGAVHAAAMASVGHDVVGIDVDQVKVDALSAGRSPIYEPGLPELLTSGIQSGKLRFSTNTADTRAAVIHFIAVGTPQSHSGGSADLRYVDAAIEGLLPYLSEGDLVVGKSTVPVGTAERFTEAIAARGAHLVWNPEFLREGYAVKDTIEPDRLVYGVADGDDYAVDQLNEVYATAIEAGSPVIVTDFATAELVKVSANAFLATKISFINAMAEIAEVTGADVTKLADAIGYDKRIGRKFLNAGVGFGGGCLPKDIRAFTARAEELGRGESVAFLKEVDAINLRRRERVVELVTEELGGSVFQKKVAVLGLAFKPNSDDVRDSPALDVAVRLNGLGANVVATDPQAMKNSRELHPQLVYGSTEEALADADAVVVVTEWPEYKDLDPTEVHSVVRTPIVVDARNCLDADAWADAGWEYAGLGRQVKNGRARP; this comes from the coding sequence ATGAGAATTTCGGTCATCGGCTGCGGCTACCTTGGGGCAGTTCACGCAGCGGCAATGGCATCTGTTGGACACGACGTTGTGGGCATCGACGTTGATCAAGTGAAGGTCGATGCGCTTTCTGCGGGCCGGTCGCCGATCTACGAACCTGGTCTGCCAGAACTGCTGACATCGGGAATTCAATCCGGAAAGCTGCGATTCAGCACAAACACGGCTGACACACGCGCCGCCGTCATTCACTTCATCGCCGTCGGGACGCCTCAGAGCCACTCGGGTGGTAGCGCAGATCTGCGCTACGTAGACGCCGCGATCGAAGGGCTTCTGCCGTACCTGTCGGAGGGTGACCTCGTCGTAGGGAAGTCGACTGTGCCGGTCGGGACCGCTGAGCGCTTCACGGAAGCGATCGCGGCGCGCGGTGCGCACCTCGTGTGGAATCCGGAGTTCTTGCGTGAGGGATACGCGGTGAAAGACACCATCGAACCGGATCGCCTGGTATACGGTGTCGCCGACGGTGACGATTACGCGGTGGACCAGCTCAACGAGGTATACGCGACGGCGATTGAGGCTGGCAGCCCGGTGATCGTGACGGATTTCGCTACAGCGGAGCTGGTGAAGGTGTCGGCGAACGCGTTCTTAGCGACGAAGATTTCGTTCATCAACGCGATGGCGGAGATCGCCGAGGTGACGGGAGCCGACGTCACGAAGCTCGCGGACGCGATCGGGTACGACAAGCGGATTGGCCGAAAGTTTTTGAACGCTGGCGTCGGCTTCGGCGGAGGGTGCCTGCCGAAGGACATTCGTGCCTTCACGGCTCGAGCAGAGGAGCTCGGGCGCGGTGAGTCTGTCGCCTTCTTGAAAGAGGTAGATGCCATCAACCTGCGTCGCCGTGAACGCGTTGTTGAGCTGGTGACTGAGGAGCTCGGGGGCAGCGTCTTTCAGAAGAAGGTGGCGGTGCTTGGGTTGGCGTTCAAGCCGAACAGCGACGACGTGCGGGATTCGCCCGCGCTGGACGTGGCCGTGCGGCTGAATGGACTTGGCGCGAACGTCGTGGCCACGGACCCGCAGGCGATGAAGAACTCGCGTGAGCTGCATCCTCAGTTGGTGTACGGCTCGACGGAGGAGGCGCTCGCCGATGCCGATGCCGTCGTGGTGGTGACCGAGTGGCCCGAGTACAAGGATCTCGACCCGACCGAGGTGCACAGCGTTGTGCGTACCCCGATCGTCGTGGATGCGCGCAACTGTCTGGACGCGGACGCGTGGGCGGACGCCGGCTGGGAGTACGCGGGCCTCGGCCGCCAGGTGAAGAACGGCCGTGCGCGCCCTTAG
- a CDS encoding glycosyltransferase family 39 protein: MTTVAFWAVVVLATAAQVWIVFQGVFFMRLWEDEAFNLTVPLNLVNGLGYTSDGALSGSQLSTFDPRISTGPVVLLPIAAVIALGADPVVGGRLVVFVFYGALVAGLWLLGGRLGGRWAALAAVCVPLGWNTWNSGSPIQSPVDILGEVPAAALLVWAFVVLRKRPWLAGLFIGLAMQTKLLSALAAIPIALALYLLTEGSFLRRAGRVLVCAAVAIVPNVLYELWKLVALGPAGYWKNLHEFYWFFTSGGQNIDPVDPLKKLSALGSGWYSPTWATLACAAIVVAAVAFIVVLAIVRLRADDDNERPNNREPAVFAIAAVLGLIIWFGWWLTSTHTPNWPRYPAIAMYVFVPIIVAVAIRALSELWRAKSWRVPGQVVSALAGAVVVVTLGVQTWGHVQIADESRFGETLADQRAIAADISQADLDVIVTSWGPNVSLIVLAGSRVVLDDVPKWDGTPELWRNWDSSAEGKKEFAEKLRSDCDDVLTRERQYALCALPTKG, encoded by the coding sequence GTGACGACAGTTGCATTCTGGGCCGTTGTGGTGCTTGCAACTGCTGCGCAAGTGTGGATCGTCTTTCAGGGCGTGTTTTTCATGCGTCTCTGGGAAGACGAAGCATTCAACCTCACGGTGCCGCTCAACTTGGTGAATGGTCTCGGGTACACAAGCGATGGTGCTCTGAGCGGCAGTCAGCTCTCGACTTTCGACCCGCGGATTTCTACGGGCCCGGTCGTCTTGCTCCCGATTGCGGCGGTGATTGCGCTTGGCGCTGACCCGGTCGTCGGTGGGCGACTTGTGGTCTTCGTCTTCTACGGCGCGCTCGTAGCTGGCCTGTGGCTGCTGGGCGGCCGCCTTGGTGGGCGGTGGGCTGCGCTCGCGGCAGTGTGTGTGCCATTGGGTTGGAACACCTGGAACTCTGGCTCGCCGATTCAATCACCGGTGGACATTCTGGGTGAGGTGCCAGCAGCTGCTCTGCTGGTCTGGGCTTTCGTCGTCCTGCGCAAACGCCCGTGGTTGGCGGGGCTGTTCATCGGACTGGCGATGCAGACAAAGCTTCTAAGTGCTCTGGCCGCGATCCCGATTGCACTGGCCCTCTACCTGCTGACGGAAGGGTCGTTCCTGCGGCGTGCAGGTCGAGTGTTGGTCTGCGCAGCGGTTGCTATCGTGCCCAATGTTCTGTACGAGCTGTGGAAGTTGGTTGCGCTGGGGCCTGCTGGGTACTGGAAGAATCTGCACGAGTTCTATTGGTTCTTTACCTCTGGCGGCCAGAACATCGACCCCGTCGACCCGCTGAAGAAGCTGTCAGCGTTGGGGAGCGGCTGGTATTCGCCAACCTGGGCGACGCTCGCTTGCGCCGCGATCGTCGTGGCTGCCGTCGCGTTCATCGTGGTTTTGGCCATTGTTCGGTTACGTGCCGACGACGATAACGAAAGACCGAATAATCGTGAACCTGCCGTGTTCGCGATCGCCGCTGTACTTGGACTCATTATCTGGTTCGGCTGGTGGCTGACATCGACCCACACGCCGAATTGGCCGAGGTACCCGGCCATCGCAATGTACGTTTTCGTGCCGATCATTGTCGCCGTGGCAATCCGGGCGCTCAGCGAGCTGTGGAGAGCGAAAAGCTGGAGGGTGCCCGGGCAAGTTGTGTCAGCGCTGGCGGGGGCTGTGGTCGTGGTGACCCTCGGCGTTCAGACGTGGGGACATGTTCAGATCGCAGACGAGTCGCGGTTCGGAGAGACACTTGCAGATCAACGCGCGATCGCTGCCGACATCTCCCAAGCTGATCTTGATGTCATCGTCACTTCGTGGGGACCGAACGTGTCGCTCATCGTGCTTGCAGGGTCGCGCGTTGTCTTGGACGACGTGCCGAAGTGGGATGGCACTCCGGAGCTGTGGCGAAACTGGGATAGCTCCGCCGAGGGCAAGAAGGAGTTCGCGGAGAAGCTGCGCTCCGACTGCGACGACGTACTCACGAGAGAGAGGCAGTATGCGCTGTGCGCACTGCCCACGAAAGGCTGA
- a CDS encoding glycosyltransferase family 2 protein produces MPRRHVAIVMPAYNESDGLEAFLTEIVAHVSPAVDKLSIVVVNDRSTDGTAELLASLGEAMPELIGITSVRNQGHGPTALAAYRAGLELNPDVVVHVDGDGQFLGQEFPRLIAAHEELGVDVLHGVRHGRMDPWYRQVITALVGAAVALAAGSRVPDVNTPLRVYRPSALRFLLALVPENASVPHVHFSLAEKRSGMGVAYARVRSIPRRGDSAHGTMWGKNRTAAFVPPKRLRAFISAAAREVWNVSLRPGAPARHGGVFSS; encoded by the coding sequence GTGCCTCGCAGACACGTCGCCATCGTCATGCCTGCGTACAACGAGTCTGACGGGCTGGAAGCCTTTCTGACAGAGATCGTCGCGCACGTCTCACCCGCTGTCGACAAACTCTCCATCGTGGTCGTCAACGATCGTTCGACTGATGGTACAGCGGAGCTGCTGGCTAGCTTAGGCGAGGCCATGCCCGAGCTGATCGGCATCACGTCTGTGCGCAACCAGGGACACGGGCCGACGGCGCTGGCGGCGTATCGGGCCGGCCTGGAGCTGAACCCGGATGTTGTCGTGCATGTCGATGGTGACGGACAGTTTCTGGGCCAGGAGTTTCCGCGACTGATCGCTGCTCACGAGGAGCTCGGCGTTGATGTGCTTCACGGCGTTCGTCACGGCCGCATGGACCCGTGGTATCGGCAGGTGATCACCGCGCTCGTTGGCGCGGCTGTAGCGCTCGCCGCGGGATCGCGAGTGCCGGATGTGAACACACCACTTCGCGTGTACCGGCCGAGCGCTCTTCGCTTTCTCCTTGCCCTCGTCCCTGAGAACGCGAGCGTTCCCCATGTGCATTTCTCGCTGGCGGAAAAGCGGAGTGGAATGGGAGTCGCCTACGCGCGGGTCAGAAGTATTCCCCGGCGGGGAGATTCGGCGCACGGGACCATGTGGGGGAAGAACCGCACGGCGGCGTTCGTGCCGCCGAAGCGACTTCGAGCGTTCATCTCTGCTGCCGCGCGCGAGGTGTGGAACGTGAGCCTGCGTCCTGGTGCACCTGCGCGTCACGGGGGAGTGTTCTCGTCATGA
- a CDS encoding GtrA family protein, whose amino-acid sequence MTHHPRLRRLIGLSSRFLTIGALSTVIEIAAFNILLYGLHVDGVWSKIFASLIALVNAYFGNREWTFKHRGKHGRVLEVVLFLIVNGICTLMGAGIVGVGLWTFPDAGPLVVNIINLFSIGIVVIARFLLYHFIVFRGVRPSHTAEHELRSTNNDE is encoded by the coding sequence ATGACACATCATCCGCGCCTCCGCCGTCTCATCGGGCTCAGCTCACGGTTTCTGACGATCGGAGCGCTCTCAACCGTGATTGAGATCGCAGCCTTCAACATTCTTCTCTATGGGCTGCACGTTGACGGAGTGTGGTCGAAGATCTTCGCGTCACTCATCGCGCTCGTGAACGCGTACTTCGGCAACCGCGAGTGGACTTTCAAACATCGTGGCAAACACGGTCGCGTCCTCGAAGTCGTGCTTTTCCTCATCGTCAACGGCATTTGCACTCTGATGGGCGCGGGGATCGTCGGGGTGGGCCTGTGGACTTTCCCGGACGCTGGCCCGCTCGTCGTGAACATCATCAACCTGTTCAGCATCGGCATCGTCGTTATCGCGCGCTTTCTGCTGTACCACTTCATCGTCTTCCGCGGTGTGCGGCCAAGTCACACCGCCGAGCACGAACTGCGGTCGACCAACAACGACGAGTAG